The region CCAACTACAAGCTCGGCATCCGCACGGACAAGCCGCCGGTTGCGGGCGATTCGCTGGCGCAGCTCGCACAGCGCATCGGCGTACCGGCGGATGCGCTCGAAGCGACGGTGCGCGAGTACAACGCGGCCTGCGGGCCCGGCGAGTGGAAGCCGCTGGAGCTCGACGGCGTCGCCACGCGGGGGCTCGTCCCGCCCAAATCGAACTGGGCCATGCCGCTCACGGAAGGGCCGTACCACGCCTACCCGATCATCTCGTCCAACGTGTTCACCTTCGGCGGCCTGAAGATCGACGAGTCCGCGCGCGTGGTCGACGCGGACGGCGTGCCGATCCCCGGCCTGTATGCCGCGGGGGAGACGGCGGGCATCTACTACCGCAACTACACCGGCGCGACCTCCGTGCTCAAGGGCCTCGTGTTCGGGCGCATCGCGGGAACGCACGCCTCGTCCACGCGGCAGGAAGCGGCCGCATGAGCGCGGGCGCGAACGACTGGGCCGGACGCATCGCACTCGTCACCGGCGGGCGCGGCGTCATCGGCAGCGCGATCATCGAGGCACTGCGTGCGCGCGGCGCGATCGCCGTGTGCGCGGACGCGGGCGGTGAACTCGACGCCGGCGGCGCGGACAAATCCGCGCTCTCCACCGGCACGCTGCGCCTGGACGTGACGAACCGCGATGCGGTCCTCGCGCTCGTCGCGCGCATCGAGAAAGTCCTCGGCCCGATCGACCTGCTCGTGAACGTCGCGGGCGTCGTCTCGTTCGGCAGCGCGCAGGATCTCGCGGAAGCCGAATGGGACCGCGTGATCGACATCAACCTCAAGGGCAGCTTCCTCGCCTGCCAGGCCGTGATGGCGGGCATGAAGCGCGCGGGGTTCGGCCGCATCATCAACATCGGCTCGGTGGTCGGCAAGAACGCCGGCAACGCGCGGCCCTGGATCGACAGCGCCGAGCAGCTGCGCGCGGGCAACGTGGCCTATGGCGTTTCCAAGGCGGGCATCCATGCCATGACGGGGTTCCTCGCCAAGGAACTCGCGTCCCACGGCATCACCGTCAACGCCATCGCGCCGGGCCCGATCGCCACGCCGATGACCACCAGCTTTCCCGCGCAGCTCAAGGCGCTGATCCCCGCCGGGCGCATGGGCGCGGCGGCGGACATCGTGCACGCGGCGCTTTTCCTCGGCTCGCGCGAAGCCTCCTTCATCACCGGCGAGATTCTCGACGTCAACGGCGGCATGCTGTGCGACTGAGCGCTTTCCTTTCCCCTTTTCCCACTCCCTGACCTGGACCCCACCGTGAAATCCATCTATCTCATCCTCGACATGCAAAACGACCTGGTGCACGCGGACGGCCCCAACGGTAAATCGCCCATGGGCGAACAGGTGCGCGCGCGCCGCATCCTCGAGAACACCGCGGTGGCGCTGAAGAAGGCCCGCGACGCCGGCATCGCGGTGGGCTTCGTGCGCGTCGGCTTCTCGCAAGGCTACCCGGAGTGCCCGAAAAATTCGCCGGTGTTCTCCGGCGCGCCCAAGGCGGGCATGTTCCAGCTCGGCAAGTTCGGCACCGAAATCCATCCCTCGCTCGAGCAGCGCACGGGAGACGTGCAGGTGACCAAGCACCGCGTGAGCCCGTTCTACTCGACGACCCTCATGGCGCAATTGAGCGCGCAGGGCATCGAGCGCATCTACTGCTCGGGCGTCTCCACGCAGGCGGTGGTGCAGGCCACGGTGCGCGACGGCCATGACCGCGATTTCGAGATGGTGGTGCTGGAGGATTGCTGCGCCGCGCACAGCGAGCAGGAGCACGCCAACTCCATGGGCAGCCTCGCGCGTTTCTGCAAGGTGACGACCAGCGCGGCCGTCGACTTCGCCGCCTGATGGCGGCTGCGAGGGAGCGCAACATGGCGATGAAAATCTGGCACCAGAGCTTCACGGTGCTGTCGGACCTCGGCGCGTACGACGACGCGCTGAAGGCGCACTTCAAGCGGGTCGC is a window of Caenimonas aquaedulcis DNA encoding:
- a CDS encoding SDR family oxidoreductase yields the protein MSAGANDWAGRIALVTGGRGVIGSAIIEALRARGAIAVCADAGGELDAGGADKSALSTGTLRLDVTNRDAVLALVARIEKVLGPIDLLVNVAGVVSFGSAQDLAEAEWDRVIDINLKGSFLACQAVMAGMKRAGFGRIINIGSVVGKNAGNARPWIDSAEQLRAGNVAYGVSKAGIHAMTGFLAKELASHGITVNAIAPGPIATPMTTSFPAQLKALIPAGRMGAAADIVHAALFLGSREASFITGEILDVNGGMLCD
- a CDS encoding cysteine hydrolase family protein, with the protein product MKSIYLILDMQNDLVHADGPNGKSPMGEQVRARRILENTAVALKKARDAGIAVGFVRVGFSQGYPECPKNSPVFSGAPKAGMFQLGKFGTEIHPSLEQRTGDVQVTKHRVSPFYSTTLMAQLSAQGIERIYCSGVSTQAVVQATVRDGHDRDFEMVVLEDCCAAHSEQEHANSMGSLARFCKVTTSAAVDFAA